In Brachionichthys hirsutus isolate HB-005 chromosome 5, CSIRO-AGI_Bhir_v1, whole genome shotgun sequence, a single genomic region encodes these proteins:
- the foxb1a gene encoding forkhead box protein B1a yields the protein MPRPGRNTYSDQKPPYSYISLTAMAIQSCPEKMLPLSEIYKFIMDRFPYYRENTQRWQNSLRHNLSFNDCFIKIPRRPDQPGKGSFWALHPSCGDMFENGSFLRRRKRFKVLLSSDHLAPSKQSDAAHYLQQQAKLRLSALAATGTHLPQMSSYNLGVSQSSTFKHPFAIENIIAREYKVPGSLAFSTMQSMSAGYPLHNQLTTAWPHMYNTSVIDTAAPIMAGSDYSAYGMPIKSLCHGGQSLPAIPVPIKPTPTSMPGFSALPPHIPAFLSNSPQSLSPTSPQSSPATPSETLTRPSTLQSVAVH from the coding sequence ATGCCCCGTCCTGGGAGAAACACGTACAGCGACCAGAAGCCACCCTACTCCTACATCTCCCTCACCGCCATGGCGATCCAGAGCTGCCCAGAGAAGATGCTGCCTCTCAGTGAAATCTACAAGTTCATCATGGATCGCTTCCCTTATTACAGAGAAAACACGCAGCGGTGGCAAAACTCTCTGCGACACAACCTGTCGTTCAACGACTGCTTCATTAAAATCCCGCGGCGTCCGGACCAGCCGGGGAAGGGCAGCTTCTGGGCGCTCCACCCGAGCTGCGGGGACATGTTCGAGAACGGAAGCTTCTTGAGACGCCGCAAAAGGTTCAAAGTGTTGCTTTCATCCGATCACCTGGCTCCCAGCAAACAGTCGGACGCTGCGCATTACCTGCAGCAGCAAGCCAAGCTGAGGCTGAGCGCACTCGCCGCCACGGGCACGCACCTCCCGCAAATGTCAAGTTACAACCTCGGAGTGTCTCAGAGCTCGACCTTCAAGCATCCCTTCGCCATCGAGAACATCATCGCCAGAGAGTACAAGGTTCCGGGGAGCCTGGCTTTCTCCACCATGCAGTCCATGTCTGCCGGGTACCCGCTCCACAACCAGCTGACGACCGCCTGGCCCCACATGTACAACACCAGCGTGATCGACACGGCGGCCCCCATCATGGCGGGCAGCGACTACAGCGCCTACGGCATGCCCATCAAATCCCTGTGCCACGGGGGACAGTCGTTGCCGGCGATCCCTGTGCCAATCAAGCCCACGCCGACCTCCATGCCCGGCTTCTCGGCGCTGCCTCCGCACATCCCCGCGTTCCTGTCGAATTCTCCCCAGTCTCTGAGCCCGACGTCCCCGCAAAGCAGCCCCGCAACGCCGAGCGAGACTCTGACGCGGCCGTCCACGCTGCAGTCCGTGGCCGTGCACTGA